In Phycisphaerae bacterium, the genomic window AACCGCGACGGCACCGACCGCCGATAGCTGCCCCTCGTCGCCCGCCGATGGGCGCAGCAGATGTGCAGCCGCTGCTTCGCCCGCGTCATGGCGACGAAAAACAACCGCCGCTCCTCCTCCACCCCGTCCTCCATCGCCAGCACGTGCGGAATAATCTCCTCCTCCGCCGCCACGATGACCACCACGCCAAACTCCAGCCCCTTCGCTGCGTGCATCGTCAGCAGCGTCACCCGGTCCGAATCCGTCTTGACCGTATCCACGTCGCTGACCAGCGACACCTGCGCCAGAAAGTCCTGCAGCGTCGGCTTCTCGTTGTCGTACTCGAACGCCTGAGCGGTGGCCACTAACTCATCCAGATTCGCCACCGGCGAAAGCTCGTCCGGCCGGTCGTCCTCGTCGTCCGGATCGGGGCTCCGGCTCTGACGCTGGTAGTAGTCGTGCAAACCCGACTCGTGGATCACCCGCTTGACGAACTCCGAAAGCCCCATTTCGTCCTTCGCCTTCACCAACCGGCCCATCAGCTCAGCGAAACGCAGCACGCTCGCCTGCGACTTGCCAAGCCGCTCGATCTGACCGGCCCGCCGCACCGCCTCGATCAGCGAAACGCTCTGCTCCGCTGCGTACTCCTTGAGCACGCTCTGGGCCAACTGCCCGATCCCGCGCGTAGGCACGTTGATGATCCGCTCCAAAGCCAACTGGTCGTCCGGATTGCCCAACACCCGCAAATACGCCACCAGGTCGCGAATCTCACGCTTCTGGAAAAACCCCACCCCGCGGGCCAGCTCGTACGGAATACCCGCCTCGCGAAGCGACGTCTCCACCGCCCGCAGCAGCGAATTGACCCGGCAGAAAATCGCCACGTCCGCATAGCCCATCCCGTCGCGCTTGGCCTCGCGAATGATCCGCACCACCCGCTCTGCCTCTTCGCCTTCGTCGTCCAGCGTGTGGACCTCCACCGGCTCGCCCTGTCCAAGCACCGGAACCAGAACCTTCTCCTTCCGCTCGCGGTTCCGCACGATCACGCTATCCGCCGCCTTCAGAATGCACGCCGTCGAACGGTAGTTCTTCTCCAGAAAAACCACCTTCGCGTCCGGATAGTCCTTCTGGAAATCCAGAATGTTCCGCAGGTCCGCCCCGCGCCACCCGTAGATCGACTGGTCCGGATCGCCCGTCGCGCAGATGTTCCGCCGTTCGCCCGCCAGTCGGCGCGCCAAATGGTACTGAATCCGGTTCGTGTCCTGATACTCGTCGATCAGCAGATACTGGTACTTCCGCCGGATCGCCTCGCCCGCCTCCTCGTTCTCCAGCAGTTCCAGTCCACGGATCAGCAGATCGTCAAAGTCCAAGCCGCCGTTCTCCCGCAACAAGTCCTGATACCGCCGATAAATCCGCGCGATCGCCGCCCGCTGATACTCCGGCAATCCAGGCAACTGCTCCAACTGGTCGGGCCCGATCAGCCGCGTCTTGGCGTGGCCGATCCGGTCGCCCACCTTCGCCGCAGTCAGACCGACCGGCAACGCCCCGGCGTCGCCGCACGCCGCCTTCACCAGCTTGTTCCGGTCGGTGGTGTCGAATAT contains:
- a CDS encoding UvrD-helicase domain-containing protein yields the protein MAIDTILDGLNEQQQAAVRHVDGPLLVVAGAGSGKTRVITRRVAYMISQGVAPQRIVAITFTNRAANEMLGRVRMELERHGQDGGGRPLMATFHAFSAFLLRVYGRVLGIDPNFSIFDTTDRNKLVKAACGDAGALPVGLTAAKVGDRIGHAKTRLIGPDQLEQLPGLPEYQRAAIARIYRRYQDLLRENGGLDFDDLLIRGLELLENEEAGEAIRRKYQYLLIDEYQDTNRIQYHLARRLAGERRNICATGDPDQSIYGWRGADLRNILDFQKDYPDAKVVFLEKNYRSTACILKAADSVIVRNRERKEKVLVPVLGQGEPVEVHTLDDEGEEAERVVRIIREAKRDGMGYADVAIFCRVNSLLRAVETSLREAGIPYELARGVGFFQKREIRDLVAYLRVLGNPDDQLALERIINVPTRGIGQLAQSVLKEYAAEQSVSLIEAVRRAGQIERLGKSQASVLRFAELMGRLVKAKDEMGLSEFVKRVIHESGLHDYYQRQSRSPDPDDEDDRPDELSPVANLDELVATAQAFEYDNEKPTLQDFLAQVSLVSDVDTVKTDSDRVTLLTMHAAKGLEFGVVVIVAAEEEIIPHVLAMEDGVEEERRLFFVAMTRAKQRLHICCAHRRATRGSYRRSVPSR